The following proteins are encoded in a genomic region of Brachypodium distachyon strain Bd21 chromosome 1, Brachypodium_distachyon_v3.0, whole genome shotgun sequence:
- the LOC100836008 gene encoding NADH dehydrogenase [ubiquinone] 1 beta subcomplex subunit 9, which translates to MSTTAGYLARRAGQKERVRLLYRRALKDTLNWAVHRHLFYQDASDLRDKFEANRNVENLDVIDRLIDDAEAQQRNFQHPDPYIVPWAPGGTKFTRNPPPPEGIEIIYNYGKED; encoded by the exons atgTCGACGACGGCGGGGTACCTggcgcggcgcgcggggcaGAAGGAGCGGGTGCGGCTGCTCTACCGCCGCGCGCTCAAGGACACCCTCAACTGGGCCGTCCACCGCCACCTCTTCTACCAGGAC GCGTCTGATCTCAGGGACAAGTTCGAGGCCAATAGAAATGTG GAGAACCTGGACGTGATCGATAGGCTTATCGATGACGCGGAAGCACAGCAGAGGAACTTCCAGCACCCAGATCCTTACATCG TTCCATGGGCTCCTGGTGGCACCAAATTCACAAGGAACCCTCCTCCACCTGAAGGG ATTGAGATTATCTACAACTATGGCAAAGAAGACTGA